The genomic DNA TTCGTGGTAAAAGATCCAACCGGGTTGTTATTGTGGCAGAGCTTTGATTCTCCCACTGACACTTTACTCCCTGGAATGATACTTCATGATCATGACACAAGCATACAATCCTGGAAAAGCTCACAAGATCCGTCCAGTGGAGACTTCAGATACTTGATCACAAATCTTCAAGAAGGTTTCATTCTTCTTGGCGATGGAATTTACGCGACACGTATCTTTCCGATCAAAACAGTACCTTCCACTACGAATGCCACCTTCCCTGCAATGTTAAGAATGGAGGAAGATGGAGTCGTCCGGCTCCTCGTCTGGCGAGGAAAATGGGAAGTGGACTGGACTTCTCCAGCTGAGGACGATTGTGATACGTACAAAGCCTGTGATGGTGATAATAAGTTCTGCAACATAGTAAACCTTAACCCCATGTGTAACTGTATCAAAGAATTTGAGCCAAGTGACCATCATTCTGGAAAGCATTGCGTGAGAAAGACAAAACTGAGTTGCCTTGAGAAAGAGTTTGCCAAGATGACAAATATGAAGCTTCCAGAGTTTGGAGAGCAAATGATCCACACGATTGCAGTTGTACGGCGTTTGCAAACGTGGACACGCAAAATGGCATGTCAGATTGCATGATGTGGTCAGATTCTGACCCGTTAATTGATGTTCGCAGTTACAATGGCGGCGACAAGGGGCAAgatctatatataaagatagcCGTGCCTGCAGATTTCggttagttatatatttttctacaaataataataagtcGTCTAGATATGCCTTTATTAATAATTACTCTAttcaatattattttgtttcgCGCGCAAGGAAATAAGAATATGAGTGAAACCACCATCGGGTTGATTGCTGGAGGAGCCAGCACATTGCTTCTCATCTTCATCGTGCTTCTCttattcaaaaaaagaataagaaagatgATGGCAAGAacaattgatatttttttatttttttattctctgttgaatcttatataatattctttttcAATACATCTTGTTCGATCGTAGACACTAatttttgatttgcttttttttgtgttcatgtCTCATAACGAAAAACAGTGTGTCAACGTGAAAATCCAACCATGGAGATGATAAGCATAACCGAGGAATGGCAATCAAAAGCCATGGATTTTGAAGTCATTTCCCAAGCCACCAACTTCTTCTCTGACTCCAACAAGATTGGAGAAGGTGGTTTTGACAAGGTCTGTATTCATGATCATCTTATATGAAATACTCTTTTCATTGTAAAAAGCACTCTGACCATTGGTTAGATTCAGATTGTGTTTTTTAACGAGAGATGTGGTGACACTGACAGGGTCGGTTACTTAACGGGTTAGAGGTTGCTGTCAAGAGGATTATTAGTATGACACCTGAGGGGATCGAAAACTTTGACAACGAGGTGAGACTCATTGGGCTAGTTCAGCATATAAACATCATCCGACTCATTGGTTTTTTCTCTGACGAAAACGAGAGGATCCTAGTATATGAGCACCTGGAAAACCTAGGACTCAACTCGTGCATTTTCGGTTAGTATAGTGCGGGCCTCTCTTTTCTCGGAAGCTATATATNNNNNNNNNNNNNNNNNNNNNNNNNNNNNNNNNNNNNNNNNNNNNNNNNNNNNNNNNNNNNNNNNNNNNNNNNNNNNNNNNNNNNNNNNNNNNNNNNNNNNNNNNNNNNNNNNNNNNNNNNNNNNNNNNNNNNNNNNNNNNNNNNNNNNNNNNNNNNNNNNNNNNNNNNNNNNNNNNNNNNNNNNNNNNNNNNNNNNNNNNNNNNNNNNNNNNNNNNNNNNNNNNNNNNNNNNNNNNNNNNNNNNNNNNNNNNNNNNNNNNNNNNNNNNNNNNNNNNNNNNNNNNNNNNNNNNNNNNNNNNNNNNNNNNNNNNNNNNNNNNNNNNNNNNNNNNNNNNNNNNNNNNNNNNNNNNNNNNNNNNNNNNNNNNNNNNNNNNNNNNNNNNNNNNNNNNNNNNNNNNNNNNNNNNNNNNNNNNNNNNNNNNNNNNNNNNNNNNNNNNNNNNNNNNNNNNNNNNNNNNNNNNNNNNNNNNNNNNNNNNNNNNNNNNNNNNNNNNNNNNNNNNNNNNNNNNNNNNNNNNNNNNNNNNNNNNNNNNNNNNNNNNNNNNNNNNNNNNNNNNNNNNNNNNNNNNNNNNNNNNNNNNNNNNNNNNNNNNNNNNNNNNNNNNNNNNNNNNNNNNNNNNNNNNNNNNNNNNNNNNNNNNNNNNNNNNNNNNNNNNNNNNNNNNNNNNNNNNNNNTGTTTTTTAACGAGAGATGTGGTGACACTGACAGGGTCGGTTACTTAACGGGTTAGAGGTTGCTGTCAAGAGGATTATTAGTATGACACCTGAGGGGATCGAAAACTTTGACAACGAGGTGAGACTCATTGGGCTAGTTCAGCATATAAACATCATCCGACTCATTGGTTTTTTCTCTGACGAAAACGAGAGGATCCTAGTATATGAGCACCTGGAAAACCTAGGACTCAACTCGTGCATTTTCGGTTAGTATAGTGCGGGCCTCTCTTTTCTcggaagctatatatatatatatagttcaagagttaaagtgtatatatatctgTACATTTGACTTGGTTTTGATCTTTTTCATAGACACAACCCGAAGCTCTTCTTTAAACTGGCAAAAGAGATTCGACATTGCCATTGGTATTGCTCGAGGGCTTTCATACCTTCACCAAGATTCCCGATTCAAGATAATCCACCTTGACCTGAAACCAAGCAATATCTTGCTTGGTGTAGACATGATCCCAAAGATCTCCGATTTTGGGATGGCAAAGACACTGGCAAGGGACGAGACAGAAGCTATTGCCACGGGCGGGGGCGGAACTTTGTAAGCAACTATACTACCACCGTATCTtcattcattattttcttaaactgtGAGAGCTAAATATATATCGTTATGCATGCAGTGGTTACATGCCGCCCGAATACTTGAGAAACAATATATTCTCTGTGAAATACGATGTTTTCAGCTTTGGGGTCTTGCTTCTTGAGATTCTCAGTGGAAAGAGAAACAGTAGGTTCCCTGCCCTGAACGACGGAGAAACTCTTCTAAGCTACGTAAGCTTGTAATTAACAACCAAATTCTACCTTTTAATTTGTCGTTTCTAAAAATaaacacttatatatataatttaattacatttttacaCACAGATATGGAGTAACTGGAGCGAAGGAAAGGGGCTAGAGATCGTCGATCCGGCCATTACATCTTCATCAGAATTTCGACCAGATCAAGTTCTAAGGTGCATACAGATTGGTCTCTTGTGCGTTCAACAACTTGCACAAGACAGACCGACTATGTGGTTGGTGGTTCTCATGCTAGAAAGTGAAACAGTTGATATCGATATGCCTAAATCCCCCGG from Camelina sativa cultivar DH55 chromosome 7, Cs, whole genome shotgun sequence includes the following:
- the LOC104703908 gene encoding S-locus-specific glycoprotein BS29-2-like; translated protein: MILHDHDTSIQSWKSSQDPSSGDFRYLITNLQEGFILLGDGIYATRIFPIKTVPSTTNATFPAMLRMEEDGVVRLLVWRGKWEVDWTSPAEDDCDTYKACDGDNKFCNIVNLNPMCNCIKEFEPSDHHSGKHCVRKTKLSCLEKEFAKMTNMKLPEFGEQMIHTIAVVRRLQTWTRKMACQIA
- the LOC104705193 gene encoding receptor-like serine/threonine-protein kinase SD1-7, which produces MEMISITEEWQSKAMDFEVISQATNFFSDSNKIGEGGFDKGRLLNGLEVAVKRIISMTPEGIENFDNEVRLIGLVQHINIIRLIGFFSDENERILVYEHLENLGLNSCIFG
- the LOC104703907 gene encoding receptor-like serine/threonine-protein kinase SD1-8 — encoded protein: QGRLLNGLEVAVKRIISMTPEGIENFDNEVRLIGLVQHINIIRLIGFFSDENERILVYEHLENLGLNSCIFDTTRSSSLNWQKRFDIAIGIARGLSYLHQDSRFKIIHLDLKPSNILLGVDMIPKISDFGMAKTLARDETEAIATGGGGTFGYMPPEYLRNNIFSVKYDVFSFGVLLLEILSGKRNSRFPALNDGETLLSYIWSNWSEGKGLEIVDPAITSSSEFRPDQVLRCIQIGLLCVQQLAQDRPTMWLVVLMLESETVDIDMPKSPGDTSSSSREHLDDESYSVCQMTMSTMNGR